Proteins from a single region of Chloroflexota bacterium:
- a CDS encoding AAA family ATPase, which produces MQVTDDIGALVGVMLPRIRGSLEAIEGTSDLLEIVLDLGRKPEARFLKREAFLDDMELTADDIAFVVSRLGAFTNDNRAGIPRTLHRISAIRNRTGDIVGLTCRIGRAVFGTIEIIRDLVESGKSLLLLGSPGVGKTTLLRDVARVLADESNKRVIVVDTSNEIAGDGDIPHAGIGRARRMQVPSSTDQHKVMIEAIENHMPEVIVIDEIGTELEAAAARTIAERGVQLVGTAHGNTLTNLMQNPTLSDLIGGIQSVTLSDEEARRRRSQKSVLERKAPPTFQVLVEIKGWHHMMVHMDVAETIDSLLRGRPIAVEERVRGDSNGIETTKHAIAPPKELRAQELWDPQVGEVRERYERPGSHDNGRSRVAKSQFTPDHWSEEAREKEPTRDPVSIFPFGVSRRRLEDAAKHLAVPAWVSEDLDTADVVLTLKSYYRQRTGPLRLAEQKQIPIFVLRSNAQSQINQSLASIFDLNARHPTSEVEDLRLAEAAVQETLHTSHPVDLPPANSYIRRLQHELAQKFQLGSRSYGKEPNRWVRIHKP; this is translated from the coding sequence ATGCAAGTTACAGATGATATTGGAGCCCTCGTTGGCGTAATGCTGCCACGGATCCGAGGTTCTTTGGAAGCAATAGAAGGAACTTCCGACCTTCTCGAAATCGTCCTCGATCTGGGTCGAAAGCCGGAAGCACGCTTTCTCAAGCGCGAAGCATTCCTGGACGACATGGAATTAACGGCCGACGACATCGCCTTTGTCGTCTCTCGGCTGGGTGCGTTCACAAACGACAATCGCGCTGGCATTCCCCGGACCCTCCACCGGATATCAGCCATCCGCAACCGCACGGGGGACATTGTCGGCCTGACGTGCCGCATTGGCCGGGCCGTGTTCGGTACGATTGAGATCATTCGCGATCTCGTTGAGTCCGGCAAGAGCCTGCTGTTGCTTGGCAGCCCTGGTGTGGGAAAGACAACACTTCTCCGAGACGTGGCCCGCGTTCTGGCAGACGAGTCGAACAAGCGGGTCATTGTGGTTGACACCTCTAACGAAATCGCCGGCGACGGCGACATTCCCCATGCCGGTATTGGCCGGGCAAGGCGCATGCAAGTGCCAAGCTCAACAGACCAGCATAAAGTCATGATCGAAGCGATCGAGAACCACATGCCTGAGGTCATCGTCATCGATGAAATCGGTACTGAGTTAGAAGCTGCCGCGGCACGCACCATCGCCGAGCGCGGTGTTCAATTGGTGGGTACGGCGCACGGCAATACTCTGACTAATCTCATGCAAAATCCAACCCTTTCCGATCTCATCGGCGGCATTCAATCTGTGACCCTCAGCGATGAAGAAGCGCGGCGACGGCGATCGCAGAAGTCGGTTCTGGAACGTAAGGCCCCACCCACGTTTCAAGTCTTGGTAGAAATCAAGGGCTGGCATCACATGATGGTGCACATGGATGTTGCAGAGACCATTGATAGCTTGCTGCGCGGACGGCCGATTGCCGTTGAGGAGCGGGTGCGTGGGGATAGCAATGGGATTGAAACGACAAAGCACGCAATTGCGCCGCCAAAAGAACTTCGCGCGCAAGAGCTGTGGGACCCGCAAGTAGGTGAAGTCAGGGAACGCTACGAGCGCCCCGGTTCACACGATAATGGCCGATCACGTGTTGCCAAGTCTCAATTCACACCCGATCACTGGTCGGAGGAAGCACGCGAGAAAGAGCCAACGCGCGACCCGGTTTCCATCTTTCCTTTTGGCGTAAGTCGCAGGCGTTTGGAGGATGCGGCAAAGCACTTGGCCGTGCCGGCATGGGTAAGCGAAGACCTTGACACCGCCGACGTCGTCTTGACGCTCAAGAGTTACTACCGCCAGCGAACGGGCCCCTTGCGCTTGGCTGAGCAGAAGCAAATCCCGATATTCGTTCTGCGGAGCAATGCTCAGTCTCAGATCAACCAGAGCCTTGCGAGCATCTTCGACCTCAACGCCCGTCATCCAACCAGTGAAGTTGAAGACCTCCGATTGGCCGAGGCAGCAGTTCAGGAGACCCTGCACACCTCGCACCCGGTTGACTTGCCGCCAGCCAACTCCTACATTCGCCGTCTTCAACACGAGCTTGCCCAAAAGTTCCAGCTTGGCTCCCGCAGCTATGGCAAAGAACC
- the fmt gene encoding methionyl-tRNA formyltransferase, translating to MRVIFCGTADFAVPSLHALDKQHDVVLVVTQQDRPAGRGRKQQMSPVKQAALELDLAVTQPPSLRRRAVAAELAAAAADVIVVAAYGKILPRSILDLPPLGCLNVHASLLPSHRGAAPVSAAILAGDAMTGVTIMQMDEGLDTGPILRQRSMPLADDETTATLTEALSRLGADLLLPTLDDWTAGRIEPRAQDASNATYAPQLRKSDGLVRWGQDAEAICRHVRAMQPWPGAVTFWDGRQLKILRARPLSSTAGEGPGRVVQHQSELAVVTGAGLVILEEVQIAGKRALPAAEFLRGYGTIVGAVLGEPSVVS from the coding sequence ATGCGTGTCATATTCTGCGGTACTGCCGACTTTGCCGTACCCAGTCTGCACGCTCTGGACAAGCAACACGACGTTGTCCTCGTTGTGACCCAGCAGGACCGCCCGGCGGGACGGGGCCGGAAACAGCAGATGTCGCCGGTGAAACAGGCGGCGCTTGAGCTTGACTTGGCTGTCACCCAGCCGCCATCGCTGCGCAGGCGCGCCGTGGCAGCAGAACTCGCGGCCGCCGCTGCGGACGTGATCGTGGTTGCGGCCTACGGCAAGATTCTGCCGCGAAGCATCCTCGACCTCCCTCCGCTCGGGTGCCTCAACGTGCACGCCTCGCTGCTGCCGAGCCACCGCGGAGCTGCGCCGGTATCAGCCGCCATTCTCGCCGGAGATGCAATGACGGGCGTCACGATCATGCAAATGGACGAAGGGCTTGACACCGGTCCTATTCTGCGGCAACGCTCAATGCCGCTGGCAGATGATGAGACGACGGCAACGTTAACTGAAGCGTTGTCCCGGCTCGGCGCCGACCTTCTCCTTCCAACACTGGATGATTGGACCGCCGGACGCATCGAGCCACGGGCCCAAGATGCCTCCAATGCAACGTATGCTCCGCAACTCAGGAAGAGTGACGGCTTGGTACGGTGGGGCCAGGATGCAGAGGCTATTTGTCGCCATGTGCGGGCCATGCAACCATGGCCGGGTGCGGTGACGTTCTGGGATGGTCGCCAACTTAAGATCCTTCGTGCACGGCCACTTTCATCAACGGCCGGAGAAGGGCCCGGCAGAGTGGTACAACATCAGAGCGAACTTGCGGTGGTCACCGGTGCGGGTCTCGTCATTTTGGAGGAAGTGCAGATTGCAGGAAAACGAGCCCTCCCTGCGGCTGAATTCCTCCGTGGCTACGGTACCATTGTGGGCGCAGTACTCGGGGAACCGAGCGTGGTATCATGA